DNA sequence from the Myxococcus guangdongensis genome:
AGGTGCTGCGCACCATGGGCTGCGGCGCGGAGCGGCTCACCGCGCGCAAGAAGGACATCTGCGAGGTGGGCGTCACCGGACACATCACCCCGGAGGCGCCCTACGACCTGGTGAAGACGATGCGCGCCAGCGTGCTGGTGCTCGGGCCGCTCGTCGCGCGCTTCGGGCGGGCGCGGGTGTCCATGCCGGGCGGGTGCGCCATCGGCGCGCGGCCCATCGACCAGCACCTGAAGGGCCTCAAGGCCCTGGGCGCGGACATCCACCTGACGGAGGGCTACGTGGAGGCCCGCGCCAAGCAGCTCAAGGGCGGCACCGTCAACTTCGACGTCATCACCGTCACCGGCACGGAGAACGTGCTGATGGCGGCCGTGCTGGCCAAGGGCCGCACCATCATGGAGAACTGCGCGCGCGAGCCCGAAATCGAGGAGCTGGCGCGGGTGCTCAACAAGATGGGCGCGCGCATCGAGGGCGCCGGCACCTCCATCATCACCGTGGAAGGCGTGGAGGGCCTCAAGCCCGTCGAGCACGCCATCCTCCCGGACCGCATCGAGGCGGGCACCCTGCTCGTCGCCGCGGCCATCTCCGGCGGCAACGTCCTGGTGAAGCACGCCGTCCCCGAACACCTGGACGCCGTCATGGACAAGCTGCGCGAGGCCGGGTGCACGCTCACGGCCGAGGCCGGCGGCATCCGCTGCAAGGCGCCTCGCACGCTGACGTCCGTCAACATCACGACGACCGAGCACCCGGGCTTCCCCACCGACATGCAGGCCCAGCTCATGGCCCTCATGTGTGTGAGCCAGGGGACATCCGTCATCAGCGAAAACATCTTCGAGAACCGCTTCATGCACGTGCCGGAGCTGCACCGTCTTGGCGCCGACATCACCATCCAGGGGCACACCGCGGTGGTGAAGGGCGTGAAGCACCTGAGCGGCGCGCCCGTCATGGCCACGGACCTGCGGGCGAGCGCT
Encoded proteins:
- the murA gene encoding UDP-N-acetylglucosamine 1-carboxyvinyltransferase; protein product: MDKIVMKGGAELHGEVVVSGAKNAALPILASALLADGTSTFRNVPDLADVATMLKVLRTMGCGAERLTARKKDICEVGVTGHITPEAPYDLVKTMRASVLVLGPLVARFGRARVSMPGGCAIGARPIDQHLKGLKALGADIHLTEGYVEARAKQLKGGTVNFDVITVTGTENVLMAAVLAKGRTIMENCAREPEIEELARVLNKMGARIEGAGTSIITVEGVEGLKPVEHAILPDRIEAGTLLVAAAISGGNVLVKHAVPEHLDAVMDKLREAGCTLTAEAGGIRCKAPRTLTSVNITTTEHPGFPTDMQAQLMALMCVSQGTSVISENIFENRFMHVPELHRLGADITIQGHTAVVKGVKHLSGAPVMATDLRASASLILAGLRAEGRTDVSRVYHLDRGYERLERKLRALGADIRRVKAKA